CCAGGTATTGTGCGAACAGTTCCTCGCTCCTGCGGAAGCGCTCCAGCGGCGTCAGGTCGAGCCACTCCTTCCATTCGTCAGGCAACTGCTCGTAGGTCATCGGCGTCCCGTGCCAGAGCGCGGACGGCACGAAAAGGCGAAATCGTCCGTCCTTCTTCCGCGGGGAGCGTGGGTAGCACAGGCGACTCGCCAACTGTGTTCGGCATCAAAAACGCTCGGCTCGGTTTTCCTCACTCTCCCCGCGAGGAACGAGTGGGGAGAGAGCCGGAGAGAGGGGGACTCCTGTAAAGCAACCTCCTCTCCCCGGCCCTCTCCTCCTTCTATGAGGAAGAGAGGCAGAGGACACGGGATCTCACGCGGAAAGCTAATCCTCTGCCGAACACAACAGGCGACTCGCCCGTGCCGTCCGTCCGACGGAATGGCGTTGATCTCGAGGGAAATTGGCTCCGGCTTCCGGCCTATTCTGCACCTTGCTTCCGTTTCGTTCGGCGAGTCGCCGAACGAGGCGGGCGGGTCGCCCACGCTGAGCAGATACAGACCGGCAGGCCCGCCCTGCTTCCGTCAAATCCTCAAGTTACTTCCCCGACTCCGCCACCAGATATCCCTTGATGAACTCCTCGTTCAAGGTCACGCCGAGGCCGGGGCCGTCCGGGACGGTGATCCAGCCGTTGCGGGCTTGCATCTTTTCGTGCGTCAGTTCGTGGCGCAGCGGCGAGTCTTCGACGCTGTCCTCGAAAATGAACGCGTCCCGACAGGTGCTCAGCCAGTGCAAACACGCCGCCACAGTCACTGGGCTGGTGTAACAGTGGTTGCAAAGCCGCGCGCCGATTTCTTCGACCCGCGCGCGGAGGTAAGCCGCGTCCGTGAATCCGCAGCGCGAAATGTCCACCTGATAAACGTCCAGCGCGTGACGGTCGATCAATGGCCGGAACGATTCGCGGCCGCACTCGCCTTCGCCCGCGGCGATGGGCACCGGCGAGCGATCCCGCAGCCAGACGTAGCCGTCGATGTCCGCTTCACGCAACGGTTCTTCCAGCCAGCCGATATTGAACTCGGCAAATTGATGCGCCCGGCGCAGCGCGGTGCGCGCATCCCAGACGCAACCGGCGTCGATCAGCAGCGTTCCGTCTCCGACGCCTTCGCGCGCGCCGCGAACCAAATCCAGATCGAGCGCTTCGTTTTGGCCCATCGGCTCCCAGCCAAACTTGACGGCCTGATAACCGGCTTCGATCCAACGTCGTCCGATATCGCGCGTCGCCACGCCGTCCTTGCCGAACAGGATCGAGGCGTAAGCTTTGATTCGGTCGTGGTGCTTGCCGCCGAGCAACCGGTGGAGCGGTTGTTGGAAATATTTTCCCTTCAAATCCCACAGCGCCATGTCAACGGCGCTCATCGCGGAGATGGTGACCGACGTGCGGCCGAAATACATCGTCTGGCGATACATTTTCTGCCAGAGGCGCTCGGTTTCGAGCGGGTTTTCCCCGATCAGGATTTGTCGCAGGCCACAGGCGATGTTATGGCTGAACGGCGCATCGACGATGGCCTTGACGAC
The genomic region above belongs to Verrucomicrobiota bacterium and contains:
- a CDS encoding mandelate racemase/muconate lactonizing enzyme family protein, which translates into the protein MKITQIICQILRVRSVEKKTASSQDVVLIRVRTGDGLEGIGEADASPEVVKAIVDAPFSHNIACGLRQILIGENPLETERLWQKMYRQTMYFGRTSVTISAMSAVDMALWDLKGKYFQQPLHRLLGGKHHDRIKAYASILFGKDGVATRDIGRRWIEAGYQAVKFGWEPMGQNEALDLDLVRGAREGVGDGTLLIDAGCVWDARTALRRAHQFAEFNIGWLEEPLREADIDGYVWLRDRSPVPIAAGEGECGRESFRPLIDRHALDVYQVDISRCGFTDAAYLRARVEEIGARLCNHCYTSPVTVAACLHWLSTCRDAFIFEDSVEDSPLRHELTHEKMQARNGWITVPDGPGLGVTLNEEFIKGYLVAESGK